Proteins found in one Chloracidobacterium sp. genomic segment:
- a CDS encoding electron transfer flavoprotein-ubiquinone oxidoreductase, with amino-acid sequence MIEREQIEMDVVFVGAGPANLAAALHLKSEIQRHDEFVEKGIKPGPAIGEIEIAIVEKGPFVGAHILSGAVMDPQAIRELMPDFLDQGCPIDSVVTEDAFWYLMEKRGINAPIIPPPLKNKGKYIISLSKMCEWLGEKCEEEGINIFPEFPAAEVLYDDNDAVIGIRTGDKGIDKDGKKKPNFEPGVDLLAKVTVLGEGSRGSLAKQLTARLGLNEGKDEQVFSLGVKEVWELPEGNFPEGKVVHTLGFPSDNRTYGGGWIYGLKGNAVSIGYVTGLDYEDPTIDPHAEFQKFKTHPMVAKVLEGGKMIKYGAKTINAGGYFTMPRLYSDGVLLVGDCASFLNGQRIKGIHTAMKSGMLAAETIVTALEHGDFSSKTLKHFEEKVNLSWIYDELHPVRNFHAAFQKGRWSALINTGLQYFTGGLAWGFMPKEHHVPGHERMQKLWQNPGDTSRYENVAFDKVLTFDKPTDVFYAGVSHDEDQPAHLHVLDTEICATRCVEEYGNPCVKFCPAAVYEMEANAATGRRELKVNFSNCVHCKTCDIADPYQIINWVTPEGGGGPDYKGM; translated from the coding sequence ATGATAGAACGTGAACAGATCGAGATGGACGTGGTTTTTGTCGGGGCCGGCCCGGCAAATCTTGCGGCGGCACTTCACCTTAAAAGTGAGATCCAAAGGCACGACGAATTTGTCGAGAAAGGTATCAAGCCCGGCCCGGCGATCGGCGAGATAGAGATCGCCATTGTCGAAAAAGGCCCTTTTGTCGGAGCGCATATCCTGTCCGGTGCCGTTATGGACCCTCAGGCGATCCGCGAACTAATGCCTGACTTTCTCGATCAAGGCTGCCCGATCGATTCGGTTGTGACCGAAGACGCCTTTTGGTACTTGATGGAGAAGCGCGGGATCAACGCCCCGATCATCCCGCCACCGCTCAAAAACAAGGGCAAGTACATCATTAGCCTCAGTAAAATGTGCGAGTGGCTCGGCGAAAAGTGCGAAGAGGAGGGCATCAACATCTTTCCGGAGTTTCCGGCGGCCGAGGTTCTCTACGATGACAATGACGCTGTGATCGGGATCCGTACGGGCGACAAGGGCATTGATAAAGACGGCAAGAAAAAGCCCAATTTCGAACCCGGCGTGGATCTTTTGGCCAAGGTGACCGTGCTTGGCGAGGGTTCACGCGGTTCGCTTGCCAAACAATTGACCGCCCGGCTTGGATTAAATGAGGGTAAGGATGAACAGGTTTTTTCGCTTGGAGTCAAAGAAGTATGGGAACTGCCCGAAGGCAATTTCCCTGAGGGAAAGGTCGTGCATACGCTCGGATTTCCATCTGACAACAGGACTTACGGCGGCGGTTGGATCTATGGATTAAAGGGAAATGCGGTCAGTATCGGCTACGTTACAGGCCTCGATTACGAGGATCCGACTATCGATCCGCACGCCGAATTTCAAAAATTCAAAACTCATCCGATGGTCGCCAAAGTGCTCGAGGGCGGCAAGATGATAAAGTACGGAGCCAAGACGATCAACGCGGGCGGATATTTTACAATGCCGCGATTGTATTCCGACGGCGTTCTGCTGGTCGGGGATTGCGCGTCGTTTCTTAACGGACAACGGATCAAAGGCATCCATACCGCGATGAAATCGGGAATGCTGGCTGCGGAAACCATCGTCACTGCACTCGAACACGGCGATTTTTCATCAAAAACGCTCAAGCATTTTGAGGAAAAGGTTAATCTCAGTTGGATCTACGACGAACTGCATCCCGTGCGCAATTTCCACGCTGCATTTCAGAAAGGCCGCTGGTCCGCTCTGATCAATACCGGATTGCAGTACTTTACCGGTGGGCTTGCGTGGGGATTTATGCCTAAGGAGCATCACGTGCCCGGCCACGAGCGTATGCAAAAACTCTGGCAGAATCCCGGCGATACATCGCGGTATGAAAACGTCGCCTTTGACAAGGTGCTGACCTTCGACAAGCCGACCGACGTTTTCTATGCAGGCGTTTCACACGACGAAGATCAACCCGCGCATTTGCACGTACTCGACACCGAAATCTGTGCGACGCGATGTGTCGAAGAGTATGGCAATCCTTGCGTAAAATTCTGCCCTGCCGCGGTTTACGAAATGGAAGCTAACGCCGCCACGGGGCGACGGGAATTGAAGGTCAACTTTTCGAATTGCGTCCACTGTAAGACCTGTGACATCGCAGACCCATACCAGATCATCAATTGGGTGACGCCCGAGGGCGGCGGCGGGCCCGATTATAAGGGTATGTAG
- a CDS encoding RICIN domain-containing protein has product MKILKSLQLKTLSSKLFVKLTIVIAITIVASQCSWFDKSKTYRLTNKLDGKDRSMAFNKGSGSEIVIKDSADDEAQYWKITPEGENYYIRNVLFGSKESLEVKDDKSDIFVGMALTAKDDGQMWAISPVGDDYFRITNKWIGNKKALSHQKIETVDIKLKDSNASDGQLWKKVAGQNGYVRFVNKKLGDGMFLTVPNDGTMANLGIEKGDYAGANWKLSPAGNGCDNFANEYAQGKSLDVVNDDKKDSVQVVKTENVSGQCWKMTPVGNDYFRLTNSFLGETKSLEAAVLVTFSLEMAPKSDTDPGQLWKMTNISSGK; this is encoded by the coding sequence ATGAAAATACTGAAGTCGCTCCAGCTTAAGACATTATCGTCAAAGCTTTTTGTTAAACTGACGATCGTTATCGCGATCACGATAGTGGCCAGCCAGTGTTCGTGGTTCGATAAGTCCAAAACCTACCGGCTAACGAACAAACTCGATGGCAAAGACAGATCGATGGCCTTTAACAAAGGTAGCGGAAGCGAAATAGTAATTAAGGACTCGGCGGACGATGAAGCTCAGTACTGGAAAATTACGCCGGAGGGAGAAAATTACTACATTCGAAATGTCCTCTTTGGAAGCAAGGAATCGCTAGAGGTCAAGGACGACAAGAGCGACATTTTCGTCGGAATGGCTTTGACAGCAAAAGACGACGGCCAAATGTGGGCGATCTCGCCGGTCGGTGATGACTACTTCCGGATCACTAACAAATGGATCGGAAATAAGAAGGCTCTGTCACACCAAAAGATCGAGACTGTAGATATTAAACTCAAAGATTCAAACGCCAGCGACGGACAACTTTGGAAAAAGGTGGCGGGTCAAAACGGATATGTCCGTTTCGTCAACAAAAAACTGGGTGACGGAATGTTTTTGACTGTGCCGAATGACGGCACGATGGCCAATTTGGGCATTGAAAAGGGCGATTATGCGGGAGCCAATTGGAAGTTATCACCTGCCGGAAATGGCTGCGATAATTTTGCCAATGAATATGCTCAGGGGAAGTCTTTAGACGTGGTCAACGACGATAAAAAGGACAGTGTCCAAGTGGTTAAGACAGAAAACGTTAGCGGACAATGTTGGAAAATGACGCCGGTGGGAAATGATTACTTTCGTTTAACCAACTCGTTTCTTGGAGAAACAAAATCGCTTGAGGCCGCGGTCCTTGTTACATTCTCTCTGGAAATGGCCCCCAAGTCGGACACCGATCCCGGTCAACTCTGGAAAATGACAAATATCTCGTCAGGTAAATAA
- the mtnA gene encoding S-methyl-5-thioribose-1-phosphate isomerase, translated as MKLDIIPVKWSDEGVLMLDQRLLPTEEVWLTLKTYDEVAAGIKDMVVRGAPAIGVSAAYGMAIAAKNFVGTTVVDLEDELEFAGDVLARTRPTAVNLFWAIDRMNRTFQQAKSAGKSVSEIKEILKTDALAIHDEDIEAQRLIAQFGGELLADNDTVLTHCNAGALATGGVWGTALGVIRGAVDQGKNIAVIADETRPYLQGARLTAWELMEDDIPVTLITDNMSGHIMKRGDIQAVVVGSDRIAANGDVANKIGTYMVAVLAKRHGIPFYVAAPLSTVDMNCPNGDEIPIEERGPEEVTHVKGHQLAPEGVGITNYAFDVTPNDLVTAIITEKGVARAPYTESLKKQFGS; from the coding sequence ATGAAACTCGATATTATTCCCGTAAAGTGGTCCGACGAAGGCGTTTTGATGCTCGATCAGCGATTGCTGCCGACCGAGGAAGTCTGGCTGACGCTTAAGACTTACGACGAAGTCGCCGCCGGTATCAAAGATATGGTTGTGCGCGGTGCTCCGGCGATCGGCGTTTCAGCGGCTTATGGAATGGCCATCGCGGCTAAGAATTTCGTCGGCACGACGGTCGTTGATCTCGAAGACGAACTCGAATTCGCCGGAGACGTTCTAGCTAGGACGCGTCCGACTGCGGTCAATCTCTTTTGGGCGATCGACCGTATGAATCGCACGTTCCAACAGGCCAAATCAGCAGGGAAGTCGGTCAGCGAGATCAAAGAGATACTCAAAACCGACGCGCTTGCGATCCACGACGAAGACATCGAAGCTCAGCGTTTGATCGCTCAGTTCGGCGGCGAATTGCTCGCGGATAATGATACGGTTCTAACGCACTGCAACGCGGGAGCTTTGGCGACGGGCGGCGTTTGGGGTACTGCGCTTGGAGTGATTCGCGGTGCGGTCGATCAGGGCAAGAATATCGCGGTCATCGCCGACGAAACGCGGCCATACCTGCAAGGAGCTCGGCTCACCGCTTGGGAATTGATGGAAGACGACATTCCCGTGACGCTGATCACCGACAATATGAGCGGCCACATTATGAAGCGTGGTGATATTCAGGCCGTGGTGGTGGGCAGCGACCGGATCGCGGCCAACGGCGATGTCGCCAATAAGATCGGCACCTATATGGTCGCCGTTTTGGCAAAACGCCACGGCATACCGTTCTACGTCGCGGCACCGCTCTCAACCGTCGATATGAATTGCCCCAATGGCGACGAGATACCGATCGAGGAACGAGGGCCGGAAGAAGTCACCCACGTCAAAGGCCACCAGCTCGCCCCCGAAGGCGTCGGCATTACAAACTACGCCTTCGACGTCACGCCCAACGACCTTGTCACCGCGATCATCACGGAAAAAGGCGTCGCTCGTGCACCTTACACGGAGAGTTTGAAAAAGCAGTTTGGATCTTAG
- the glgP gene encoding alpha-glucan family phosphorylase — translation MEIAETNQSNMQPAAGLDLKTTSENNFDYTRQLPENLVQLNEISMNFYWCWRPEGIALFRDLDPALWDKCEQNPRLMLKKISGLRLWQRSADNDYVARVESFYSEFRNYIASASDAAKSPDIAYFCAEYGVHNSLPNYSGGLGILAGDHLKSASDLNVPLMAIGLLYRYGYFRQQISHEGWQEESYNDIFASELALTPVNDASGERLMVSVKIRGRDVFAQVWIARIGRISLYLLDTNLGRNSDVDRLITGHLYGGDTETRIVQEKVLGMGGVRLLRKLGVDPKVYHLNEGHAAFSTLELSKEFLEANPDVTFPDAVEAIREKCVFTTHTPVAAGNDVFATQALDECFDQEFKDSLKLTQNEFLALGRADLSDDSEGFGMSPLAIRMCRSSNGVSEKHGEVSRKLWLKMFPDLSDPGAVPITSITNGVHVPTWVAPIFQNIYESRIGSDWNEMVRNPEAWTAAVQKLSDSEIWNAHRTLKSLLIAFMRERTKSVDTGSKDTIHEHEDTRKLFSPDVLTIGFARRVAAYKRWDLLFTDLERLLKMVDDADRPVQFVFAGKAHPQDNTAKTILQKLMSINHDSNWQRRAVFIEDYDQEIARYLVHGVDVWMNVPRRPMEASGTSGMKAAMNGALNFSVLDGWWIEGYNEVNGFAIGGLDADENDDITDAADAEALYQTLEKEIIPTYYGVGENGLPSDWIARMRNSIATLTPQFSSDRMVSDYLANIYRFADD, via the coding sequence ATGGAGATCGCCGAAACAAACCAGAGTAATATGCAACCTGCCGCGGGCCTCGATCTGAAAACGACGAGCGAAAATAATTTTGATTACACACGACAACTTCCGGAAAATCTCGTACAACTAAACGAGATCTCGATGAATTTTTACTGGTGCTGGAGGCCGGAGGGTATCGCACTTTTTCGCGACCTCGACCCTGCCCTGTGGGACAAATGTGAACAGAATCCGCGATTGATGCTCAAAAAGATCAGCGGCCTTCGTTTGTGGCAGAGATCTGCCGACAACGACTATGTGGCCCGCGTCGAGAGTTTTTACTCGGAGTTTCGCAACTACATCGCATCGGCGAGTGATGCGGCAAAGTCACCCGATATCGCGTATTTTTGTGCGGAATACGGCGTTCATAATTCCCTGCCCAATTACTCCGGCGGACTCGGCATACTTGCCGGTGATCATCTTAAATCCGCAAGTGACCTTAATGTCCCGCTGATGGCGATCGGCCTGCTTTATCGTTACGGCTACTTTCGTCAACAGATCAGTCACGAAGGCTGGCAGGAAGAATCGTACAATGACATCTTTGCCTCGGAATTGGCCCTGACGCCCGTCAATGACGCGTCGGGCGAACGCTTAATGGTTTCGGTCAAGATCCGCGGCCGCGACGTTTTCGCCCAGGTCTGGATCGCCCGGATCGGCCGAATTTCGCTCTACTTGCTTGATACCAATCTTGGACGCAATAGCGACGTCGATCGCCTAATCACGGGCCATCTCTATGGCGGCGACACTGAGACGCGAATTGTGCAGGAGAAAGTGCTCGGAATGGGCGGTGTCCGTCTGCTGCGTAAGCTCGGGGTCGATCCTAAGGTCTATCACCTGAATGAGGGCCACGCAGCATTTTCCACACTCGAGCTTTCAAAAGAGTTTCTCGAGGCTAATCCGGACGTAACATTTCCGGATGCTGTCGAGGCGATCCGCGAAAAGTGCGTTTTTACAACGCATACTCCGGTCGCCGCGGGCAATGATGTCTTTGCAACTCAGGCGTTGGACGAGTGTTTTGATCAAGAATTTAAGGACTCGCTGAAATTGACCCAGAATGAGTTTTTGGCTCTCGGCCGAGCTGATCTTTCTGACGACAGCGAGGGTTTTGGAATGTCGCCGCTCGCGATCCGGATGTGTCGTTCGTCGAACGGCGTCAGCGAAAAGCACGGCGAGGTTTCGCGCAAATTGTGGCTTAAAATGTTCCCCGACCTTTCGGACCCCGGTGCGGTGCCGATCACATCGATCACCAACGGCGTTCACGTACCGACTTGGGTCGCACCTATATTTCAGAACATATACGAAAGCCGCATCGGCTCAGATTGGAACGAGATGGTGCGGAACCCGGAGGCGTGGACCGCGGCTGTCCAAAAGCTTTCAGACAGCGAGATCTGGAATGCTCATAGGACGCTAAAGAGCCTATTGATCGCGTTTATGCGCGAAAGAACAAAGTCAGTTGATACCGGGTCCAAGGACACCATTCACGAACACGAAGACACACGAAAGCTGTTTTCACCGGACGTTTTGACCATCGGTTTTGCACGCCGCGTTGCGGCATATAAACGCTGGGACCTTTTGTTTACCGACCTTGAGCGTTTATTGAAAATGGTCGATGACGCCGATCGCCCGGTACAGTTTGTTTTCGCCGGCAAAGCTCACCCGCAGGACAATACAGCCAAAACGATTTTGCAAAAGCTGATGAGTATCAATCACGATTCAAATTGGCAGCGTCGTGCCGTATTTATTGAGGACTATGATCAAGAGATCGCCCGATATCTCGTCCACGGCGTCGATGTCTGGATGAATGTGCCGCGTCGGCCAATGGAGGCAAGCGGTACAAGCGGTATGAAGGCAGCTATGAATGGTGCTCTCAACTTCTCCGTTTTGGACGGATGGTGGATCGAGGGCTATAACGAGGTCAACGGATTTGCAATCGGCGGACTGGACGCCGACGAAAATGACGATATCACGGATGCCGCCGATGCCGAGGCACTATACCAGACTCTTGAGAAAGAAATAATACCGACATATTACGGCGTTGGCGAAAACGGGTTGCCGTCCGATTGGATCGCTCGAATGCGTAACTCGATAGCGACGCTGACACCGCAATTCTCTAGCGATCGAATGGTATCAGATTATCTGGCAAATATTTACCGCTTCGCCGATGACTAA
- the ytxJ gene encoding bacillithiol system redox-active protein YtxJ — protein MTPQIVDLDSIEKLNALVERSFEKSVFVLKHSRTCGISADIFEQLGSLEGEINLIVVQDHRTVSNAVADRLAVRHASPQAFVIKNGEVTYHATHYGIDPRAIQIALDS, from the coding sequence ATGACTCCACAAATAGTTGATCTTGACTCGATCGAAAAATTGAATGCGCTCGTCGAACGCTCGTTCGAGAAATCGGTCTTTGTGCTAAAGCACAGCCGTACTTGCGGGATCAGTGCCGATATTTTCGAGCAACTCGGTTCGCTCGAAGGCGAGATAAACTTGATCGTCGTCCAAGATCATCGGACTGTGTCTAACGCAGTTGCCGACCGTTTGGCTGTACGGCACGCTTCGCCGCAGGCATTTGTGATCAAGAACGGCGAGGTCACGTATCACGCAACCCATTACGGCATCGACCCGCGGGCGATCCAGATCGCTCTTGACAGTTAA
- a CDS encoding DUF971 domain-containing protein: MIEPLQIIEESDNTISIKWSDDTQTEYTAPQLRRSCPCATCVNEWTGEKMLRDESVADDLKFGHISIVGRYALNFHFSDGHDTGIFSFVFLRKLPTMAL, encoded by the coding sequence ATGATCGAACCACTGCAAATAATTGAAGAATCAGATAACACTATCTCGATCAAATGGTCGGATGATACCCAGACCGAGTACACCGCACCGCAGCTTCGGCGGTCGTGTCCGTGTGCTACTTGTGTCAATGAGTGGACCGGCGAGAAAATGCTCCGCGATGAGAGCGTTGCCGATGACCTCAAGTTCGGCCATATCTCGATCGTCGGAAGGTACGCGTTAAATTTCCATTTCAGTGACGGTCACGATACCGGGATCTTTAGTTTTGTATTTCTGCGGAAATTGCCGACGATGGCGCTATAA
- a CDS encoding energy transducer TonB, whose translation MSIIEFAGSGRSLSEAYKMGKIVKYCNSCDESFAEKFGFCPNCGAALQAFEMSPVMKTAVDKAPAVAPTPTPEPPIPVIIAAPEPIAVVEPVVMETPAPIEAAAVTPIVPTVEEPVVEEVVETPAPVKAKSVEVPVTPPVFTSTTPLDADRTTVNLEDEHSRFARDGGFYVTVIEEKNVGQRNSLIVGTFGFMILALLSGLIFSIFSKDLDIGAINDDIFSAVLVDDVPMTVEEEQIQKKNKDDGGGGGGGGRDEKDPASQGDLADQSKTPTRPPNVNTPKSDTPMLETPTTEGTMKFPKIYGKWGDPNGAPGLSNGPGTGGGIGSGRGTGQGNGNGTGAGNGNGSGWGNGNGNGNGDGSGDGDGGPPPPPRPVGVTAPMKILAKPKPSYTDAARQNQVQGTVILRVTFLASGAIGSISPVKGLPNGLTEQAIAAARSIRFEPAKSNGVGQTVTKQVEYTFSIY comes from the coding sequence TTGAGCATTATCGAATTTGCCGGAAGCGGTCGTTCGCTAAGTGAGGCCTATAAGATGGGAAAAATTGTTAAGTATTGCAATTCTTGCGACGAAAGCTTTGCCGAAAAATTTGGGTTTTGCCCGAATTGCGGTGCGGCTCTGCAGGCTTTTGAGATGAGTCCGGTTATGAAAACGGCCGTCGATAAAGCCCCGGCCGTGGCACCGACTCCGACTCCGGAACCGCCGATTCCGGTCATAATTGCTGCTCCCGAACCGATCGCGGTGGTGGAACCGGTCGTTATGGAAACTCCGGCCCCGATCGAGGCCGCGGCGGTGACTCCGATCGTCCCTACAGTCGAAGAACCCGTAGTCGAGGAAGTCGTAGAAACGCCCGCTCCGGTTAAAGCGAAGTCCGTAGAAGTTCCGGTGACTCCGCCCGTATTTACTTCGACAACGCCCCTCGATGCCGACCGCACGACGGTTAACCTTGAAGACGAACACAGCCGATTTGCCCGCGACGGTGGATTTTATGTGACGGTCATTGAGGAAAAAAACGTCGGCCAGCGAAATTCTCTGATAGTCGGCACTTTTGGTTTTATGATTCTGGCCCTGCTCTCGGGGCTAATCTTTAGTATTTTTAGTAAGGATCTGGATATCGGGGCGATCAACGACGATATCTTTTCTGCTGTTTTGGTTGACGACGTACCGATGACCGTCGAAGAAGAGCAGATCCAGAAGAAAAACAAGGATGACGGCGGCGGCGGTGGCGGTGGTGGCCGAGACGAAAAGGATCCGGCATCGCAAGGCGATCTGGCTGATCAGTCGAAAACGCCAACGCGTCCACCGAATGTGAACACACCGAAATCGGACACGCCGATGCTCGAAACTCCGACGACCGAAGGAACGATGAAGTTCCCAAAGATCTACGGAAAATGGGGTGATCCCAATGGTGCACCCGGATTGTCTAATGGCCCCGGAACGGGCGGCGGTATCGGCAGCGGCCGCGGAACCGGTCAAGGTAACGGCAATGGTACCGGTGCCGGAAACGGAAATGGTTCGGGCTGGGGAAATGGAAACGGTAATGGCAACGGCGATGGCTCCGGTGACGGAGACGGCGGTCCGCCTCCGCCTCCGCGTCCGGTCGGTGTAACGGCTCCGATGAAAATCTTGGCCAAGCCGAAACCGTCGTACACTGACGCTGCTCGTCAGAATCAGGTTCAGGGAACGGTTATTCTCCGTGTAACCTTTCTAGCGTCGGGTGCGATCGGCAGTATATCGCCGGTCAAGGGACTGCCCAACGGATTGACGGAACAGGCGATCGCTGCGGCACGCTCGATAAGGTTTGAGCCGGCTAAATCTAATGGTGTCGGCCAAACGGTAACTAAACAGGTGGAATACACGTTCTCGATCTACTAA
- a CDS encoding insulinase family protein codes for MTYFKKKFFATAFVAGSALLLAGSAFAQGTLPQPKQEKLLNGLKILMWPNAKADSVTVTVRVHSGTSFDPQGKEGVMRLLSENIFPERSAREFFTEDLGGGLSVEANYDFIEIIASSKPENFLTMIETLSAAIANPTIDKPTTAKLRSALIDELKKQESDPAYVADNAVAARMFGTFPYGRPQYGSSASVAKIDFADLLDAKQRFLTADNATVTVVGNFDRPLGFRAMRRYFGAWLKSDKRVPSTFRQPDPPPAAVISVPSPQPDAFAIRFAIRGSARGDRSFAASEVYAQILETRLKARAPNANRDDVFVRSESHILPGIIIVGFDGKKSSTANANGKIEAFELVANILAEPITDAEFQAARKLFKETWMKQTVTELFLDFDTFKTASADADALAADKVTVDEVRTFAASAVKQTPAAILLNSPATNN; via the coding sequence ATGACCTATTTTAAGAAAAAGTTTTTTGCTACAGCATTCGTTGCCGGATCGGCACTCTTGCTTGCCGGATCGGCATTTGCCCAGGGCACGCTGCCGCAGCCTAAACAGGAAAAGCTACTAAATGGCCTGAAGATCCTGATGTGGCCAAATGCCAAGGCTGACTCGGTAACCGTAACCGTCCGCGTCCACAGCGGAACGAGCTTTGACCCTCAGGGCAAAGAGGGTGTGATGCGTCTGCTCAGCGAAAACATTTTTCCGGAACGCTCGGCACGTGAATTTTTCACCGAAGATCTCGGTGGCGGACTATCGGTCGAGGCCAATTACGACTTCATCGAGATCATCGCGAGTTCGAAGCCTGAGAATTTCTTGACAATGATCGAGACTCTCTCGGCCGCGATCGCCAACCCGACGATCGACAAACCGACCACCGCAAAACTGCGCTCTGCACTGATCGATGAACTTAAAAAGCAGGAAAGCGATCCCGCCTACGTTGCGGACAATGCCGTTGCGGCACGAATGTTTGGGACATTTCCGTACGGACGCCCGCAATACGGCAGTTCGGCGAGCGTTGCAAAAATAGATTTTGCTGACCTTCTGGATGCCAAACAGCGCTTTTTAACTGCTGATAATGCGACTGTTACGGTCGTCGGCAACTTTGACCGCCCACTCGGATTTCGGGCGATGCGTCGATATTTCGGGGCTTGGCTCAAATCCGACAAACGTGTTCCTTCGACATTTCGACAGCCTGATCCGCCGCCTGCGGCAGTAATTTCCGTACCTTCGCCACAGCCTGACGCATTTGCGATCCGCTTTGCGATTCGCGGATCCGCACGAGGCGACCGATCATTCGCGGCGTCCGAGGTCTATGCTCAGATACTCGAAACGCGTCTGAAAGCACGTGCCCCCAATGCAAATCGGGACGACGTATTCGTCCGGTCGGAGAGCCATATTTTGCCGGGCATCATCATCGTCGGATTTGACGGGAAAAAAAGCTCGACTGCAAATGCCAACGGTAAGATCGAGGCGTTCGAACTTGTTGCTAACATACTCGCCGAACCCATCACCGATGCCGAATTTCAAGCGGCCCGGAAATTGTTTAAGGAAACGTGGATGAAGCAGACCGTCACTGAACTTTTCCTCGATTTCGACACGTTTAAGACGGCGAGTGCTGACGCCGACGCGTTGGCCGCGGATAAGGTCACCGTCGACGAAGTACGAACTTTTGCGGCATCTGCTGTAAAACAGACGCCGGCCGCGATCTTGCTCAATTCGCCGGCGACCAACAACTAA
- the ubiE gene encoding bifunctional demethylmenaquinone methyltransferase/2-methoxy-6-polyprenyl-1,4-benzoquinol methylase UbiE encodes MQRELNEKEAAHANAVREMFSGIARRYDLLNHLLSLNIDKGWRRKVSGELRDVLDRKDAVVLDVACGTGDLSIELRRNSSARIIGTDFCRPMLTVAQSKPSGGTTPIPYVEGDALRLPFADNSFDAVTIAFGLRNLASVADGLAELFRIIKPGGRLAVLEFSAPVVPGFGKLFNFYFSHILPRIGGAVSGSRGAYEYLPDSVSKFPDQKRLVAMMESTGFGAVKFRNLTGGIAALHIGTKP; translated from the coding sequence GTGCAAAGAGAGTTGAACGAGAAAGAAGCGGCTCACGCCAACGCTGTCCGCGAAATGTTTTCGGGGATAGCTAGGCGCTATGACCTGCTCAATCATCTGTTATCGCTGAATATCGATAAGGGATGGCGTCGTAAAGTATCAGGCGAACTTCGCGATGTGCTGGACCGTAAAGATGCGGTCGTGTTGGACGTCGCGTGCGGAACCGGCGACCTTTCGATCGAACTCAGGCGAAATTCGTCAGCTCGCATTATCGGAACTGATTTTTGTCGGCCGATGTTGACGGTTGCTCAGTCCAAACCGTCCGGCGGCACCACGCCGATCCCGTACGTTGAGGGCGATGCTCTCAGGCTTCCCTTTGCCGACAACAGTTTTGACGCCGTGACGATCGCTTTCGGATTGAGAAATCTAGCGAGCGTGGCGGACGGCCTGGCCGAACTATTTCGGATCATCAAACCGGGCGGACGACTGGCCGTACTCGAATTTTCTGCTCCCGTCGTACCGGGATTTGGTAAGCTATTCAACTTCTACTTTTCGCACATTTTGCCTCGTATCGGCGGTGCCGTCAGCGGTTCACGCGGTGCGTACGAATACCTTCCCGATTCGGTCTCGAAATTTCCGGATCAGAAGCGGCTTGTCGCAATGATGGAGTCGACCGGTTTCGGGGCGGTCAAGTTCCGCAATTTGACGGGCGGAATTGCTGCCCTGCACATCGGCACAAAACCCTAA